The Deinococcus koreensis genome window below encodes:
- a CDS encoding DUF3197 domain-containing protein, with protein sequence MQIADPLGVPGAPLETLNAVMTRFEGSELSGGRLILVTDRQGDRARASYAALVVTGKQANAAAVVTAAAFGPRFGRVGAQALADLVVWATGQALPVCETVLNSSDFSRVLAEPDAREVAQLVASSNPSDPAIYTRLPELQPDEQE encoded by the coding sequence ATGCAGATTGCCGACCCGCTGGGCGTGCCTGGGGCGCCGCTGGAAACCCTGAACGCCGTCATGACCCGTTTCGAGGGTTCCGAACTCTCGGGCGGGCGGCTCATTCTGGTCACGGATCGCCAGGGCGACCGGGCGCGGGCGAGCTACGCCGCGCTGGTGGTCACGGGCAAGCAGGCGAACGCCGCGGCGGTGGTCACGGCCGCCGCCTTCGGGCCACGGTTCGGCCGCGTGGGCGCCCAGGCCCTGGCCGATCTGGTGGTGTGGGCCACGGGGCAGGCGTTGCCTGTCTGTGAGACGGTGCTCAACTCTTCCGACTTCTCGCGCGTGCTGGCCGAACCCGACGCGCGGGAAGTGGCCCAGCTCGTGGCCTCGAGCAATCCCAGCGATCCGGCCATCTACACGAGGTTGCCGGAGCTGCAGCCGGACGAACAGGAGTGA
- a CDS encoding YbaB/EbfC family nucleoid-associated protein, whose amino-acid sequence MDMKKLMKQMQQAQAAAAKIQDDLAAQSVEGSASGLVTVTMSGHGKVTALKIKPEAVDPADVEALEDLILVALQDASAKADALQQDATRGLGIPGF is encoded by the coding sequence ATGGACATGAAGAAGCTGATGAAGCAGATGCAGCAGGCCCAGGCCGCCGCCGCCAAGATTCAGGACGATCTGGCCGCCCAGAGCGTGGAGGGCAGCGCGTCGGGGCTGGTCACGGTGACCATGAGCGGCCACGGCAAGGTCACGGCCCTCAAGATCAAGCCTGAGGCGGTCGACCCGGCCGACGTGGAAGCCCTCGAAGACCTGATCCTGGTCGCCCTGCAGGACGCCTCGGCAAAGGCCGACGCCCTGCAGCAGGACGCCACCCGCGGCCTGGGCATCCCCGGCTTCTGA
- the hemL gene encoding glutamate-1-semialdehyde 2,1-aminomutase yields MTSTPLSPTPTAQSEALFARARAVTPGGVNSPVRAFRSVGGTPRFIREAHGAYLTDADGARYLDYIGSWGPMILGHDHPAVREAVAGALQGGTSFGAPSWREVELAELVTRLTGADKVRFTSSGTEATMSALRLARGFTSQHGTGRKFIVKFRGNYHGHADGLLVEAGSGLMTNAAGHLGTSAPSSAGVPEEYAALTLVCEYNDPAALDTLMELRGHEIAAVIFEPVVGNAGVLIPTPDFLAALHRVKEAGALLIADEVMTGFRLSLSGASGLLGIRPDLSCWGKIIGGGLPVGAYGGRADVMEFVSPQGPVYQAGTLSGNPLAMAAGLATLRALEADPDIYPRLESYTSRLAQGLKDAARDAGIPISVNQIGSMLTAFHQDAPHGSVGNYTQAARSDTAAFAAWFQAMLGQGIYWAPSQFESIFVSGAHTVSELDATLEAARHAYRSVSEGASS; encoded by the coding sequence ATGACCAGCACCCCCCTCTCCCCCACCCCCACCGCGCAGTCCGAGGCGCTGTTCGCCCGCGCCCGCGCCGTGACGCCGGGCGGCGTGAACAGCCCGGTGCGGGCCTTCCGCTCGGTGGGCGGCACGCCGAGGTTCATCCGCGAGGCCCACGGCGCCTACCTGACCGACGCCGACGGTGCGCGCTACCTCGATTACATCGGCTCGTGGGGGCCGATGATCCTGGGCCACGACCACCCGGCCGTGCGGGAGGCCGTGGCGGGGGCCCTGCAGGGCGGCACCAGCTTCGGGGCGCCGTCGTGGCGCGAGGTCGAGCTGGCTGAACTGGTCACCCGCCTGACCGGCGCCGACAAGGTGCGCTTCACGAGTTCCGGCACCGAGGCGACCATGAGCGCGCTGCGGCTGGCGCGGGGCTTCACCAGTCAGCACGGTACCGGGCGCAAGTTCATCGTGAAGTTCCGGGGCAACTACCACGGCCACGCCGACGGCCTGCTGGTCGAGGCCGGCTCTGGCCTGATGACCAACGCCGCCGGGCACCTGGGCACCTCGGCCCCGAGCAGCGCCGGCGTGCCCGAGGAATACGCCGCCCTGACGCTGGTGTGCGAGTACAACGACCCGGCCGCCCTGGACACCCTGATGGAACTCCGCGGGCACGAGATTGCGGCCGTGATCTTCGAGCCGGTGGTGGGCAATGCCGGGGTGCTGATCCCCACGCCGGACTTCCTGGCCGCGCTGCACCGCGTGAAGGAGGCGGGAGCCCTGCTGATCGCCGACGAGGTGATGACCGGCTTCCGCCTCTCGCTGAGCGGCGCGAGCGGTCTGCTGGGCATCCGCCCCGATCTGAGCTGCTGGGGCAAGATCATCGGCGGCGGCCTGCCGGTCGGGGCCTACGGGGGCCGCGCCGACGTGATGGAGTTCGTCTCGCCGCAGGGCCCGGTGTACCAGGCGGGCACCCTCAGCGGCAACCCGCTGGCGATGGCGGCGGGCCTGGCCACCCTGCGCGCCCTGGAGGCCGACCCGGACATCTACCCGCGCCTGGAGAGCTACACCTCGCGGCTGGCGCAGGGGCTGAAGGACGCGGCCCGTGACGCTGGCATTCCCATCTCCGTGAACCAGATCGGGTCGATGCTCACGGCCTTCCACCAGGACGCTCCGCACGGCTCGGTGGGCAACTACACGCAGGCGGCGCGGAGCGACACGGCCGCCTTCGCGGCGTGGTTCCAGGCGATGCTGGGCCAGGGCATCTACTGGGCGCCCTCGCAGTTCGAGAGCATCTTCGTCAGCGGCGCACACACGGTCAGCGAGCTGGATGCCACACTGGAGGCCGCCCGCCACGCCTACCGCAGCGTCTCCGAAGGAGCCTCGTCTTGA
- a CDS encoding alpha/beta hydrolase translates to MFPRLRTPSRPRPPGAALLLAGLLLSSCAPLQYSVDTRVHDTRKFTAVIPTLKDIPGATLYQGVTPGIQGPAAYAIEVPQTWNGTLIMYTHGYAGTGTELKVQTPALREYWLSQGYAWAASSYSANYYDVRAGVEDTNALALAFPALTGKAKPSKYLIMGFSMGGHVAGAAVEAETARTARSRVPYAAAMPLCGVMDQDYEFQWLGDYTLAAAQLAGTGPKTYPDASFQKTLPQTLGALFTSTAGPLWQENDGAGARLRELAKSLTGGERPVFALGFRVGGLQQAVLSTGGADGTLSGILPRNLYGNQGRTYRWTTGEAPTPEEVAFNAALVRVSPDREPNPPRWDGVRWLPRVNGEIGVPVLTMHTTGDFYVPFKHQQLYRRAVDANGHGGLLVQRAIRAAGHCEFNAAELVEGFNALVAWEKTGQKPAGDDVLTPAVVADPNYGCAYTRGTRPGVAPCPGAPAGEGPASD, encoded by the coding sequence ATGTTCCCACGACTGCGTACCCCGTCCCGTCCCCGCCCACCCGGCGCCGCCCTGCTGCTCGCCGGACTGCTGCTCTCCAGTTGCGCGCCCCTGCAGTACAGCGTGGACACCCGCGTCCACGACACGCGGAAGTTCACGGCCGTCATTCCGACCCTCAAGGACATCCCCGGCGCGACGCTGTACCAGGGCGTGACCCCCGGCATCCAGGGCCCGGCCGCCTACGCCATCGAGGTGCCCCAGACCTGGAACGGCACGCTGATCATGTACACCCACGGCTACGCAGGCACGGGAACCGAGCTGAAGGTGCAGACGCCCGCCCTGCGCGAGTACTGGCTCTCCCAGGGCTACGCCTGGGCCGCCAGTTCCTACAGCGCCAACTACTACGACGTGCGCGCCGGGGTCGAGGACACCAACGCCCTGGCGCTGGCCTTTCCCGCGCTGACCGGCAAGGCGAAACCGAGCAAATACCTGATCATGGGCTTCTCGATGGGCGGGCACGTGGCCGGCGCCGCCGTGGAGGCCGAGACCGCGCGCACCGCCCGGAGCCGCGTGCCCTACGCCGCCGCCATGCCCCTGTGCGGCGTGATGGATCAGGACTACGAGTTCCAGTGGCTCGGGGACTACACCCTGGCCGCCGCGCAGCTCGCCGGTACCGGGCCGAAGACCTATCCGGACGCCAGCTTCCAGAAGACCCTGCCGCAGACCCTGGGCGCGCTGTTCACCAGCACGGCCGGCCCTCTCTGGCAGGAGAACGACGGCGCGGGCGCGCGGCTGCGCGAGCTGGCCAAGTCGCTGACCGGCGGCGAACGGCCGGTGTTCGCGCTGGGCTTCCGGGTCGGGGGGCTCCAGCAGGCCGTGCTGAGCACCGGCGGCGCGGACGGCACCCTGAGCGGCATCCTGCCGCGCAACCTGTACGGCAACCAGGGCCGCACCTACCGCTGGACGACCGGCGAGGCCCCCACCCCCGAGGAGGTGGCCTTCAACGCGGCCCTGGTGCGGGTCAGCCCTGACCGCGAACCCAACCCGCCGCGCTGGGACGGCGTGCGCTGGCTGCCGCGCGTGAACGGCGAGATCGGCGTGCCAGTGCTGACCATGCACACCACCGGGGATTTCTACGTGCCCTTCAAGCACCAGCAGCTCTACCGCCGCGCGGTGGACGCCAACGGTCATGGTGGCCTGCTCGTGCAGCGCGCCATCCGGGCGGCCGGGCACTGCGAGTTCAACGCCGCTGAACTGGTCGAGGGCTTTAACGCCCTGGTGGCCTGGGAGAAGACCGGGCAGAAGCCGGCCGGCGATGACGTCCTGACCCCCGCCGTCGTGGCTGATCCCAACTACGGCTGCGCCTACACGCGTGGCACGCGGCCCGGGGTGGCCCCCTGTCCTGGGGCTCCGGCCGGCGAAGGCCCCGCCTCGGACTGA
- a CDS encoding glutaredoxin domain-containing protein, whose product MIKMYTTTWCPDCHAAKRALSSKGLAFEEINIEQDAQAAEYVMSVNGGRRSVPTLVSGDVAHSLSGFRPQKLDVFLAEAGL is encoded by the coding sequence ATGATCAAGATGTACACCACCACCTGGTGCCCGGACTGCCACGCCGCCAAACGCGCCCTGAGCAGCAAGGGCCTGGCCTTCGAGGAAATCAACATCGAGCAGGACGCCCAGGCGGCCGAGTACGTGATGAGCGTCAACGGCGGCCGGCGCAGCGTGCCCACGCTGGTCAGCGGCGACGTGGCCCACAGCCTGAGCGGTTTCCGCCCCCAGAAGCTCGACGTGTTCCTGGCCGAAGCCGGCCTGTAA
- a CDS encoding CoA-binding protein: MTLLQQSPDVIRVLRDSRVVAVVGFHHDAMKPAYYVPEYLHRQGYTIIPVNPALAGRGESFFGQKAVSLLADITTPVDVVEIFRRSDKVAGHLADILAMQPLPRVVWLQQGIRDEATARELNAHGINVIQDRCMLSDHRALM; the protein is encoded by the coding sequence TTGACCCTCCTGCAGCAGTCTCCCGATGTCATCCGCGTCCTGAGGGACAGCCGCGTCGTGGCGGTGGTCGGCTTTCACCACGACGCCATGAAGCCGGCCTACTACGTGCCGGAGTACCTGCACCGTCAGGGCTACACGATCATTCCGGTCAATCCGGCGCTGGCGGGGCGCGGCGAGAGCTTCTTCGGTCAGAAGGCGGTCTCGCTGCTGGCCGACATCACGACGCCGGTGGACGTGGTGGAGATCTTCCGCCGCAGCGACAAGGTGGCCGGGCATCTGGCCGACATCCTGGCCATGCAGCCGCTGCCCAGGGTGGTGTGGCTGCAACAGGGCATCCGCGACGAGGCCACGGCGCGCGAGCTGAACGCCCACGGGATCAACGTGATTCAGGATCGCTGCATGCTCTCGGATCACCGCGCCCTGATGTAG
- a CDS encoding thiamine diphosphokinase, with protein sequence MIAWILVGGRLHATPALLALPRPALVVAADGGARHAAALGVRVDVWVGDFDSSGGLSLDAPREVHPTAKDETDAELAVRVARARGATRLVFLGAFGGRFDHTAALLLGGVRLAREGLQVSLSSGDEWAWPLLPGAPLSLDLPPGLILSVVAGEGLRGLSLSGVRWPLSGADVPLGSGWTVSNETRGGAVQATINQGWALLTVLYGEAPSPEVGSA encoded by the coding sequence GTGATTGCCTGGATTCTGGTGGGGGGCCGGCTGCACGCCACGCCGGCCCTCCTCGCCCTTCCCCGCCCGGCGCTGGTCGTGGCGGCCGACGGCGGCGCCCGGCACGCGGCCGCGCTGGGCGTGCGGGTGGACGTCTGGGTGGGCGATTTCGATTCCTCGGGAGGGCTCTCGCTGGACGCCCCCCGCGAGGTTCACCCCACCGCGAAGGACGAGACCGACGCGGAACTGGCGGTGCGGGTGGCGCGGGCACGGGGTGCCACCCGGCTCGTGTTTCTGGGAGCCTTCGGCGGCCGCTTCGACCACACGGCCGCCCTGCTGCTGGGCGGCGTGCGGCTGGCGCGTGAAGGGCTGCAGGTGAGCCTGAGCAGCGGCGACGAGTGGGCCTGGCCCCTGCTGCCGGGGGCGCCGCTGAGCCTGGATCTGCCGCCCGGTCTGATCCTGAGCGTCGTGGCGGGAGAGGGACTGCGCGGCCTGAGCCTGAGCGGCGTGCGCTGGCCGCTCTCCGGCGCCGACGTGCCGCTGGGCAGCGGCTGGACGGTCAGCAACGAGACGCGGGGCGGCGCCGTGCAGGCCACCATAAACCAAGGCTGGGCGCTGCTCACCGTGCTCTACGGCGAGGCGCCCAGCCCGGAGGTCGGGTCAGCCTAG
- the infC gene encoding translation initiation factor IF-3, with product MMNIAKEHKVNEQIRVRQIRLIGAEGEQVGIIDTRDAMTMAREAGMDLVMVSPQAVPPVCRLLDYGRFRYEQQQNEKENRKRARAQEVKAIKFRVKIDDHDFNTKAGHVRRFLDEGHKVKVTIMFRGRERTHPELGERILHRVADTLADVGAPEGMPSMMGMDMNMIMAPKAAPVPKKERVEDAPAMAAPVPDVAPEVASEPTASA from the coding sequence GTGATGAACATAGCGAAAGAACACAAGGTCAACGAGCAGATCCGCGTCCGCCAGATTCGTCTGATCGGCGCTGAAGGCGAGCAGGTGGGCATTATCGACACGCGCGACGCCATGACCATGGCGCGTGAAGCGGGCATGGATCTTGTCATGGTCAGCCCGCAGGCCGTCCCGCCCGTCTGCCGCCTGCTCGACTATGGCCGGTTCCGCTACGAGCAGCAGCAGAACGAGAAGGAAAACCGCAAGCGCGCCCGCGCCCAGGAAGTCAAGGCCATCAAATTCCGCGTGAAGATCGATGACCACGATTTCAACACCAAGGCCGGGCACGTGCGCCGCTTCCTCGACGAGGGGCACAAGGTCAAGGTTACGATCATGTTCCGTGGTCGTGAGCGCACCCACCCCGAACTGGGCGAGCGCATCCTGCACCGCGTGGCCGACACGCTGGCCGATGTCGGCGCCCCCGAGGGGATGCCCTCCATGATGGGCATGGACATGAACATGATCATGGCGCCCAAGGCTGCGCCCGTGCCGAAAAAAGAGCGTGTGGAAGACGCTCCGGCAATGGCGGCGCCTGTGCCGGACGTGGCGCCCGAAGTGGCCTCCGAGCCGACCGCGAGCGCCTAA
- a CDS encoding NUDIX hydrolase, translating to MTRLTLPPQATQVGLAVDVAAFAMHSGELRVLLVQRGALPHARDWALPGGFVHPGEELHEAALRELRTETTVQLEPRHLEQFYTFGEVNRDPRGRIVSVAHLAVLPHGTVRVTPGGHTLGAEWVSAHQPPALAFDHHAILDKAIGRLQLRLEYGNLAMEFLPDTFTLPELQGVYEAVLNRRLDKRNFRKRLLSQGILTPSGERRIGVGRPAQLYRRAKHARLAAL from the coding sequence ATGACCCGGCTGACCCTTCCGCCCCAGGCCACGCAGGTCGGCCTGGCGGTGGACGTCGCCGCCTTCGCCATGCACAGCGGTGAACTGCGGGTGCTGCTGGTGCAGCGCGGCGCCCTGCCGCACGCCCGCGACTGGGCCCTGCCCGGCGGGTTCGTGCATCCTGGCGAGGAACTGCACGAGGCCGCGCTGCGCGAGCTGCGAACCGAGACCACGGTGCAGCTCGAGCCCCGCCATCTGGAGCAGTTCTACACCTTCGGCGAGGTCAACCGCGACCCACGCGGCCGCATCGTCTCGGTGGCGCATCTGGCGGTGCTGCCGCACGGCACGGTGCGCGTGACCCCCGGTGGGCACACGCTGGGCGCCGAGTGGGTCAGCGCGCACCAGCCGCCGGCCCTGGCCTTCGACCACCACGCCATTCTGGACAAGGCCATCGGGCGGCTGCAGCTGCGGCTGGAATACGGCAACCTGGCGATGGAATTCCTGCCCGACACCTTCACGCTGCCCGAACTGCAGGGCGTGTACGAGGCGGTGCTCAACCGCCGGCTGGACAAGCGGAATTTCCGCAAGCGGCTGCTCTCGCAGGGCATCCTGACCCCCAGCGGCGAGCGGCGGATCGGCGTGGGCCGCCCGGCGCAGCTCTACAGGCGGGCCAAACACGCCCGGCTGGCCGCGCTCTAG